From Bombus vancouverensis nearcticus chromosome 15, iyBomVanc1_principal, whole genome shotgun sequence, the proteins below share one genomic window:
- the Grx3 gene encoding glutaredoxin 3: MSTTNLNSEQEYKNYVKSQDLSVIHFYASWADQCSQINDVIEEMSKLAEYQGVRFAKIEAEKIPDVSLKAGISAVPTVVLTRNNTIVDRIDGANPAAITEKIKRQLLTNKDSISFDTCKPKEKLEERLKKLINQAPCMLFMKGSPTTPRCGFSRTIVSILDSCKTDYQTFDILQDNDVREGLKKFSDWPTYPQLYVNGELIGGLDIVKEMNESGELERMLPKKS; encoded by the exons ATGTCTACCACTAATCTTAATTCTGAACAAGAATACAAGAATTACGTCAA GTCACAAGATCTTTCTGTCATTCATTTCTACGCATCCTGGGCCGATCAGTGTTCGCAAATAAATGATGTGATCGAAGAAATGAGCAAACTGGCCGAGTATCAGGGGGTTAGGTTCGCCAAGATTGAAGCTGAGAAAATACCTGATGTATCCTTGAAAGCTGGTATCAGTGCAGTACCAACAGTTGTTCTCACAAGAAATAACACCATAGTCGATAGAATCGATGGAGCTAATCCTGCAGCTATAACGGAGAAAATTAAGCGCCAATTATTGACCAATAAAGATTCTATTTCGTTTGATACATGTAAACCTAAAGAAAAACTCGAAGAAAGactaaagaaattaataaatcaaGCGCCCTGTATGCTTTTCATGAAAGGATCTCCTACCACTCCACGTTGCGGATTTTCTAGAACAATAGTCTCTATTTTAGATTCTTGTAAGACAGATTACCAGACGTTtgatattttacaagataatgaTGTTAGAGAAGGACTTAAAAAATTTAGTGATTGGCCAACATATCCTCAATTATATGTGAATGGAGAACTCATTGGAGGATTGGATATTGTAAAAGAAATGAACGAATCTGGAGAGCTGGAAAGAATGTTGCCTAAGAAGAGCTAA